The Enterobacter asburiae genome window below encodes:
- a CDS encoding cellulase family glycosylhydrolase → MLKPFIACALLISSGWAIAAEPPLTAARYAQQLGVGMDVDWARTERGIREFDPLVVRDFRAKGITHVRIRVADEPTEARLIHLRKLVEACEQYGVIPIIAYQADEYKNDPKADNEKETVNWWIAVAHYFGQSYPLLGFDLIYEPADKLNHNLASLNRVYEKTIKAIHDMDPQRMIFIAPRLRAAPEDLSSLKLPAHSQNYLLAEWHIFPWGPLKNSGKYPWTSGTASEKAAIHNRINTALRWQQKTGHVSWVGGWGVGESNHLTPTASQMAFSTFMACELQKAKIPYALNADFQFYDGEEGAWRPAPEPLLQAMIAPVCEKPGEKPGHHAVKPAARDAEHATPAAASTVKSAAPSASSAGPN, encoded by the coding sequence GTGTTAAAGCCTTTTATTGCCTGTGCATTACTGATCTCTTCCGGCTGGGCGATTGCCGCTGAGCCGCCGCTGACGGCTGCCCGTTATGCGCAGCAGCTGGGCGTCGGGATGGATGTGGACTGGGCGCGCACCGAGCGCGGCATACGCGAATTCGACCCGCTGGTGGTACGCGATTTTCGTGCAAAAGGCATTACCCACGTGCGCATTCGCGTCGCCGATGAGCCGACGGAAGCGCGGCTAATTCACCTGCGCAAGCTGGTAGAAGCCTGCGAACAGTATGGCGTGATCCCGATTATCGCCTATCAGGCTGATGAGTATAAAAACGACCCGAAAGCCGATAACGAGAAAGAGACGGTCAACTGGTGGATTGCCGTGGCGCACTATTTCGGTCAGAGCTATCCACTGCTGGGTTTTGATCTCATTTATGAGCCGGCCGACAAGCTTAACCACAACCTCGCGTCGCTAAACCGCGTGTATGAAAAAACCATTAAAGCGATCCACGACATGGACCCGCAGCGCATGATCTTTATTGCGCCGCGCCTGCGCGCCGCGCCGGAGGATTTATCCAGCCTGAAGCTCCCCGCGCACAGCCAAAACTACCTGCTGGCGGAGTGGCATATTTTCCCGTGGGGGCCGCTGAAAAATAGCGGTAAATACCCGTGGACGTCCGGCACGGCGTCGGAGAAAGCGGCAATCCATAATCGCATCAATACCGCCCTGCGCTGGCAGCAAAAAACCGGGCACGTTAGCTGGGTCGGGGGCTGGGGCGTGGGAGAGTCAAACCACCTCACGCCAACCGCTTCGCAAATGGCGTTCTCCACCTTTATGGCCTGCGAGCTGCAAAAGGCGAAAATTCCGTATGCGCTGAACGCGGATTTCCAGTTTTACGACGGGGAAGAGGGGGCCTGGCGGCCCGCGCCGGAGCCGTTGTTGCAGGCGATGATTGCGCCCGTCTGTGAAAAGCCCGGCGAGAAGCCGGGCCATCATGCGGTTAAACCGGCTGCTCGTGATGCGGAACACGCGACGCCAGCGGCAGCCAGCACAGTAAAATCAGCAGCCCCATCAGCGTCATCAGCAGGCCCAAACTAG
- the dsdX gene encoding D-serine transporter DsdX → MGSQVWVVATLLVSIVLIVLTIVKLKFHPFLALLLASFFVGAMMGMSPLDMVNAIESGIGGTLGFLAAVIGLGTILGKMMEVSGAAERIGIALQRSRWLSADVIMVLVGLICGITLFVEVGVVLLIPLAFSIAKKTNTSLLKLAIPLCTALMAVHCVVPPHPAALFVTNKLGADVGTVIVYGLMVGLMASLVGGPLFLKLLGNRLPFKPVPAEFSDLKVREEHTLPSLGATLFTVLLPIALMLVKTIAELNMAKEGTLYTLLEFIGNPITAMFIAVFVAYYLLGIRQHMGMGTMLTHTEQGFGSIANILLIIGAGGAFNAILKTSGLADSLAHILSNLHMHPILLAWLVALVLHAAVGSATVAMMGATAIVAPMLPLYPNVSPEIITIAIGSGAIGCTIVTDSLFWLVKQYCGATLNETFKYYTTATFIASVLALGGTFLLSFII, encoded by the coding sequence ATGGGATCTCAGGTCTGGGTTGTGGCAACGCTGCTGGTCAGCATTGTGTTGATTGTTTTAACCATCGTAAAACTGAAGTTTCACCCGTTCCTCGCGCTGCTGCTGGCGAGCTTTTTCGTCGGCGCGATGATGGGGATGAGCCCGCTGGATATGGTGAACGCCATCGAGAGCGGAATTGGCGGTACGCTGGGCTTCCTGGCGGCAGTGATTGGCCTGGGCACCATTCTCGGCAAGATGATGGAAGTCTCCGGCGCGGCCGAGCGCATCGGGATTGCACTGCAGCGCAGCCGCTGGCTGTCGGCGGACGTGATTATGGTGCTGGTAGGCCTTATCTGCGGCATTACGCTATTCGTGGAAGTGGGCGTGGTACTGCTGATCCCGCTGGCGTTTTCCATCGCCAAAAAGACCAACACGTCGCTGCTCAAGCTGGCCATTCCGCTCTGTACCGCGCTGATGGCGGTGCACTGCGTGGTGCCGCCGCATCCGGCCGCGCTGTTTGTGACCAATAAATTAGGCGCGGACGTGGGAACGGTCATTGTTTATGGTTTGATGGTAGGCCTGATGGCCTCGCTGGTCGGCGGCCCGCTGTTCCTGAAACTGCTCGGCAATCGTCTGCCGTTTAAACCGGTTCCGGCGGAATTTTCAGACCTGAAGGTGCGTGAAGAGCACACCCTGCCGTCGCTGGGCGCCACGCTGTTCACGGTGCTGCTGCCGATTGCCCTGATGCTGGTGAAAACCATCGCCGAGCTGAATATGGCAAAAGAAGGCACGCTGTATACGCTGCTGGAGTTTATCGGCAACCCGATCACCGCCATGTTTATCGCCGTGTTTGTCGCCTACTACCTGCTGGGGATCCGCCAGCATATGGGCATGGGCACGATGCTGACGCACACCGAGCAAGGCTTCGGCTCTATCGCCAACATTTTGCTGATTATCGGTGCGGGCGGCGCGTTTAACGCCATCCTGAAAACCAGCGGACTGGCGGACTCGCTGGCGCATATTCTCTCGAACCTGCACATGCACCCTATCCTGCTCGCCTGGCTGGTGGCGCTGGTGCTGCATGCCGCCGTAGGCTCCGCGACGGTGGCGATGATGGGCGCCACGGCGATAGTCGCACCGATGCTGCCGCTCTACCCGAACGTGAGCCCGGAGATCATCACCATTGCCATCGGTTCCGGCGCCATTGGCTGCACGATCGTGACCGACTCCCTCTTCTGGCTGGTGAAGCAATACTGCGGCGCGACCCTGAATGAGACCTTCAAATACTATACGACGGCGACGTTTATCGCCTCGGTGCTTGCACTTGGCGGCACATTCCTGCTTTCCTTCATTATCTGA
- a CDS encoding DUF202 domain-containing protein, whose product MADSRKARREADPGLQPERTSLAWLRTLLGYGALIALAIKHNWHRTGVPFWVSLVVLALVAIILWRYTRSRNLMDVAQDDFMQPKAVRDKFLIALAVLSLSLLFAVTHIQQILQL is encoded by the coding sequence ATGGCGGATAGCCGCAAAGCGCGGCGCGAAGCGGACCCCGGCCTGCAGCCGGAGCGAACGTCCCTCGCCTGGCTGCGCACGCTGCTGGGGTATGGCGCGCTGATCGCCCTGGCGATCAAGCACAACTGGCACCGCACGGGGGTGCCATTCTGGGTTTCGCTGGTTGTGCTGGCGCTGGTGGCCATTATTTTATGGCGCTATACCCGCAGCCGTAACCTGATGGACGTGGCGCAGGACGATTTTATGCAGCCGAAAGCGGTGCGCGATAAGTTCCTGATCGCGCTCGCTGTTCTCTCGTTGTCATTGTTGTTTGCGGTCACCCACATTCAACAAATTTTGCAGTTGTAG
- the ivbL gene encoding ilvB operon leader peptide IvbL encodes MTSSIFTSTLLKTAQPAAVVVVRVVVVVGNAP; translated from the coding sequence ATGACTTCATCCATCTTCACTTCGACCCTACTAAAAACTGCGCAACCTGCCGCAGTGGTCGTCGTGCGTGTGGTGGTGGTCGTCGGCAATGCGCCGTAG
- a CDS encoding EamA family transporter, whose protein sequence is MTISVFCILLFAALLHASWNAIVKAGTDKLYSAISVSGSATVIALVLLPFSPQPSAASWPFLIVSCALQVVYTVLVAKTYQVSDMSQTYPLMRGTAPLLVALIGVLALGDRLSWLAWSGIGVICLSILAMAMHGRIQSRKGIGLALLNACFIAGYTLVDGTGVRLSDTALGYTLWTFFMNGFCLLSWAMVARRREASGYLRLHWQKGLLGGVGTMGSYGLALWAMTQAPLAVVAALRETSILFGALIAFVLLKEKVAGLRIAAALGIAGGAILLRMA, encoded by the coding sequence ATGACCATCTCCGTTTTTTGCATTTTACTCTTCGCCGCGCTGCTGCATGCCAGCTGGAACGCCATCGTTAAGGCCGGAACGGACAAGCTCTATTCCGCCATAAGCGTCAGCGGATCCGCCACGGTTATCGCTCTGGTCTTACTGCCGTTTTCCCCACAGCCTTCTGCTGCAAGCTGGCCGTTTTTGATTGTCTCCTGCGCCTTACAGGTGGTTTACACCGTGCTGGTAGCGAAGACCTATCAGGTCTCCGATATGAGCCAGACCTATCCGCTGATGCGCGGCACCGCCCCGCTGCTGGTGGCGCTGATCGGCGTGCTGGCGCTCGGCGATCGTCTTTCCTGGCTCGCCTGGTCCGGTATCGGAGTAATTTGCCTTTCGATTCTGGCGATGGCGATGCATGGCCGCATACAGTCACGCAAAGGGATCGGGCTGGCGCTGCTGAACGCCTGTTTTATTGCCGGGTATACGCTGGTGGACGGCACCGGCGTGCGTCTGTCGGACACCGCGCTGGGCTATACGCTGTGGACCTTCTTTATGAACGGCTTCTGCCTGTTGAGTTGGGCGATGGTGGCACGTCGGCGCGAGGCGTCCGGCTACCTGCGCCTGCACTGGCAAAAGGGGCTACTCGGCGGCGTTGGCACCATGGGCTCTTACGGTCTGGCGCTTTGGGCCATGACGCAGGCACCGCTGGCGGTGGTCGCGGCGCTGCGTGAAACCTCCATACTCTTTGGGGCGCTGATCGCGTTTGTCCTTTTAAAAGAGAAGGTTGCGGGCCTGCGCATCGCTGCGGCGTTGGGTATAGCCGGCGGCGCCATTCTGCTGCGCATGGCATAA
- a CDS encoding 6-phospho-alpha-glucosidase, protein MKKFSVVIAGGGSTFTPGIVLMLLANRDRFPLRALKFYDNDGARQETIAEACKIILREQAPEIEFSYTTDPKAAFTDVDFVMAHIRVGKYPMREKDEKIPLRHGVLGQETCGPGGISYGMRSIGGVLELVDYMEQYSPNAWMLNYSNPAAIVAEATRRLRPNAKILNICDMPIGIEGRMAQIVGLKDRKEMRVRYYGLNHFGWWTSIEDLNGNDLMPKLREYVAKKGYVPPSEDAHTEASWNDTFAKARDVQALDPDTMPNTYLKYYLFPDYVVAHSNPERTRANEVMDHREKHVFSSCRAIIEAGNSAAGELEIDEHASYIVDLATAIAFNTQERMLLIVPNNGAIHNFDADAMVEIPCLVGHNGPEPLTVGDIPHFQKGLMSQQVAVEKLVVDAWEQRSYQKLWQAITLSKTVPSASVAKAILDDLIEANKDYWPELH, encoded by the coding sequence ATGAAAAAATTCTCAGTTGTTATTGCAGGCGGCGGCAGCACCTTTACGCCTGGTATCGTCCTGATGCTGTTAGCCAACCGTGACCGTTTTCCGCTGCGCGCCCTGAAGTTTTATGACAACGACGGCGCGCGTCAGGAAACCATCGCCGAAGCGTGCAAAATCATCCTCAGAGAGCAGGCACCGGAGATTGAATTCAGCTACACCACCGACCCTAAAGCGGCGTTCACCGATGTGGATTTTGTGATGGCGCATATCCGCGTGGGCAAATACCCGATGCGTGAAAAAGATGAAAAAATCCCGCTGCGCCACGGCGTGCTGGGCCAGGAAACCTGCGGGCCGGGCGGGATTTCCTACGGCATGCGCTCTATCGGCGGCGTGCTGGAGCTGGTGGATTACATGGAGCAGTACTCCCCGAACGCGTGGATGCTGAACTACTCCAACCCGGCAGCAATTGTTGCGGAAGCCACGCGTCGCCTGCGTCCGAACGCCAAAATCCTCAACATCTGCGATATGCCGATCGGCATTGAAGGGCGCATGGCGCAGATTGTCGGCCTGAAGGACCGCAAAGAGATGCGCGTGCGCTACTACGGCCTGAACCACTTCGGCTGGTGGACGTCTATTGAAGATTTGAACGGCAACGATCTGATGCCGAAACTGCGCGAATACGTGGCGAAAAAAGGCTATGTGCCGCCTTCGGAAGATGCGCATACCGAAGCGAGCTGGAACGATACCTTTGCAAAAGCCAGAGACGTGCAGGCGCTGGATCCGGACACCATGCCGAACACCTACCTGAAGTATTATCTGTTCCCGGACTACGTGGTCGCGCACTCGAATCCGGAGCGTACCCGCGCCAATGAAGTGATGGATCACCGCGAGAAGCACGTGTTCAGTTCCTGCCGGGCGATTATCGAAGCCGGTAACTCTGCCGCCGGTGAGCTGGAAATCGACGAACATGCGTCGTACATCGTCGATCTGGCTACGGCCATAGCCTTCAACACCCAGGAGCGGATGCTGCTGATTGTGCCAAACAACGGGGCCATCCATAACTTTGATGCCGACGCGATGGTGGAGATCCCGTGCCTGGTGGGCCATAACGGCCCTGAGCCGCTTACGGTGGGCGATATTCCACACTTCCAGAAAGGGCTGATGAGCCAGCAGGTGGCGGTGGAAAAACTGGTGGTGGATGCCTGGGAGCAGCGCTCGTACCAGAAACTCTGGCAGGCGATCACCCTGTCGAAAACCGTGCCGAGCGCGTCCGTCGCGAAAGCGATTCTGGATGACCTGATCGAGGCCAATAAGGACTACTGGCCAGAGCTGCACTAA
- the tisB gene encoding type I toxin-antitoxin system toxin TisB produces the protein MSVVDMVILILKLIVAVLQLLDAVLKFLR, from the coding sequence ATGAGCGTAGTGGATATGGTGATACTTATCCTCAAACTCATTGTTGCTGTACTGCAACTGCTTGATGCTGTCCTGAAATTCCTTCGGTAA
- a CDS encoding YidH family protein: MKISRLGEAPDYRFSLANERTFLAWIRTALGFLAAGVGLDQLAPDFATPLIREVLALLLCLFAGVLAIYGYLRWLRNEKAMRLKQDLPYTRGLLIVSTILLTVAGVVMVLVFYGG; encoded by the coding sequence ATGAAAATTTCCCGCCTCGGCGAAGCGCCGGACTACCGCTTCTCTCTGGCCAATGAACGCACTTTTTTAGCGTGGATCCGCACCGCGCTGGGCTTTCTTGCCGCAGGGGTGGGTCTCGATCAGCTCGCGCCCGATTTCGCCACGCCGCTGATTCGTGAAGTGCTGGCGCTGCTGCTGTGCCTGTTCGCGGGCGTGCTGGCGATTTACGGCTACCTGCGCTGGCTGCGCAATGAGAAGGCGATGCGTCTGAAGCAGGATTTGCCCTATACGCGCGGGCTGCTGATCGTCAGCACGATTCTGCTGACGGTGGCGGGCGTGGTGATGGTGCTGGTGTTCTATGGCGGATAG
- a CDS encoding type II toxin-antitoxin system HigB family toxin produces the protein MHLISMKAILDAVTQFPQHKDELLFLGRTIEKSHCPTPAALKKLFPTLDNFKYLDKHYVIDIANNNLRVVALIFFESQKFYVRHVFTHKEYDRFTEKHRTKGKK, from the coding sequence ATGCATTTAATCTCTATGAAAGCTATTTTGGATGCGGTAACCCAGTTTCCGCAGCACAAGGATGAACTCCTTTTTTTGGGTCGCACCATCGAAAAGAGCCATTGCCCAACACCTGCTGCTCTGAAAAAACTGTTTCCGACGCTGGATAACTTTAAGTATCTGGATAAGCATTATGTTATTGATATTGCAAACAACAATCTCAGAGTAGTGGCTCTCATATTCTTTGAAAGCCAAAAGTTTTATGTGCGCCATGTTTTTACTCATAAGGAATATGACCGTTTTACGGAGAAACATCGCACTAAGGGGAAGAAATGA
- the dsdC gene encoding DNA-binding transcriptional regulator DsdC: MTDANEARNRLLNGWQLSKMYTFEVAARHESFALAAEELSLSPSAVSHRINLLEEELGIQLFVRSHRKVELTKEGKRVYWTLKSSLDTLNQEILDIKNQALSGTLTVYSRPSIAQCWLVPMLGDFTRRYPSISLTILTGNDYVNMQRTGVDLALYFDDTPPNHLSHHFLMDEEILPVCSPQYAREHELLKNPDNLSRCTLLHDRQAWSNDSGTDEWLSWAQHFSVNMPPSSGIGFDRSDLAIIAAINHVGVAMGRKRLVQKRLERGELIAPFGEKTLKCHQHYYISTLSGRQWPKIDAFIGWLRELAG, translated from the coding sequence ATGACCGATGCAAATGAAGCCAGAAACCGGCTGTTAAACGGCTGGCAGCTGTCGAAAATGTACACCTTTGAAGTGGCCGCCCGGCATGAGTCCTTCGCCCTGGCGGCGGAGGAGCTGTCGCTCAGCCCCAGCGCGGTGAGCCACCGCATCAACCTGCTGGAAGAGGAGCTGGGCATTCAGCTGTTCGTCCGCTCGCACCGTAAAGTTGAGCTGACGAAGGAGGGAAAGCGCGTTTACTGGACGCTGAAATCGTCCCTCGATACCCTGAATCAGGAGATCCTGGATATCAAAAACCAGGCGCTCTCCGGCACGCTGACGGTCTACTCTCGCCCGTCGATCGCCCAGTGCTGGCTTGTGCCCATGCTGGGGGACTTTACCCGCCGTTATCCGTCGATTTCACTCACCATCCTTACCGGCAATGATTACGTCAATATGCAGCGAACGGGCGTCGATCTGGCGCTCTATTTCGACGATACGCCACCAAACCACCTCTCTCATCACTTCCTGATGGACGAGGAGATTTTGCCCGTCTGCTCGCCGCAGTATGCCCGCGAGCATGAGCTGCTGAAAAACCCCGATAACCTCAGCCGCTGCACGCTGCTGCACGACCGTCAGGCCTGGAGCAACGATTCCGGTACGGATGAGTGGCTGAGCTGGGCGCAACACTTTTCGGTGAATATGCCGCCATCGTCGGGCATTGGTTTTGATCGTTCCGATTTAGCGATTATTGCGGCCATCAACCACGTCGGCGTCGCTATGGGCAGAAAGCGGCTGGTGCAGAAACGGCTTGAGCGGGGCGAGCTTATCGCCCCGTTTGGTGAAAAAACTCTGAAATGCCATCAGCACTACTATATCTCGACGCTTTCAGGCCGACAGTGGCCGAAAATAGACGCCTTTATCGGCTGGCTGAGAGAACTGGCAGGTTGA
- a CDS encoding helix-turn-helix domain-containing protein codes for MIVADAMKATHALVAAVPLLGEQPSEKDYEDALELVEYLLMNEPDSPLLDIVCARISRYEANRPDIVALRKEMESVPVGIAVLRTLMDQYNLTISDFEDEIGSKSMVSRVLNGQRQLTLNHIKKLAARFGVSPALFIE; via the coding sequence ATGATCGTCGCTGATGCAATGAAAGCTACGCATGCCCTTGTTGCGGCCGTTCCTTTACTGGGTGAACAGCCGAGCGAGAAAGATTATGAGGATGCGCTAGAGCTGGTTGAGTATCTTCTTATGAACGAGCCCGATAGCCCCTTGTTGGATATTGTGTGCGCCAGGATTAGCCGTTACGAAGCCAATCGGCCAGATATTGTCGCATTACGCAAGGAGATGGAGTCCGTTCCCGTCGGTATTGCGGTTTTAAGAACCTTGATGGATCAGTACAACCTGACGATATCGGATTTTGAGGATGAAATTGGCAGTAAATCGATGGTTTCACGGGTTCTGAATGGTCAGAGACAGCTTACTCTGAACCATATTAAAAAGCTGGCGGCGAGGTTTGGGGTATCACCTGCGCTGTTTATTGAGTGA
- the emrD gene encoding multidrug efflux MFS transporter EmrD, which yields MKKQRNVNLLLMLVLLVAVGQMAQTIYIPAIADMAKELNVREGAVQSVMAAYLLTYGVSQLFYGPLSDRVGRRPVILVGMSIFMVATVIAITTHSLTVLIAASALQGVGTGVGGVMARTLPRDMYQGTQLRHANSLLNMGILVSPLLAPLIGGLLDTMWSWRACYAFLLVLCVIVTFSMARWMPETRPQDAPRTKLITSYKTLFGNGSFTCYLLMLIGGLAGIAVFEACSGVLLGAGLGLSSMVVSILFILPIPAAFFGAWFAGRPNKRFSTLMWQSVISCLLAGLMMWIPGLFGVMTVWTLLIPAALFFFGAGMLFPLATSGAMEPFPFLAGTAGALVGGLQNIGSGALAWLSAMMPQTGQASLGLLMTLMGLLILLCWLPLASRVPHHEQPV from the coding sequence ATGAAAAAACAAAGGAACGTTAACTTATTGTTGATGCTGGTGTTACTGGTGGCCGTCGGTCAGATGGCGCAAACCATCTACATTCCGGCGATTGCCGACATGGCAAAGGAATTGAACGTCCGCGAGGGCGCGGTGCAGAGCGTGATGGCGGCCTACCTGCTAACCTATGGCGTTTCGCAGCTCTTCTACGGCCCGCTGTCTGACCGCGTCGGGCGTCGCCCGGTGATCCTGGTGGGCATGAGCATTTTCATGGTGGCGACGGTGATTGCCATTACCACGCACAGCCTGACCGTACTGATTGCCGCCAGCGCCCTGCAGGGCGTCGGGACCGGCGTCGGTGGGGTGATGGCGCGAACCTTACCGCGCGATATGTATCAGGGCACCCAGCTCCGTCATGCCAACAGCCTGTTGAATATGGGGATTCTGGTCAGCCCGCTTCTCGCCCCGCTGATTGGCGGTCTGCTGGACACGATGTGGTCCTGGCGCGCCTGCTACGCCTTTCTGCTGGTGCTGTGCGTGATTGTCACCTTCAGCATGGCGCGCTGGATGCCGGAAACGCGCCCGCAGGACGCGCCGCGCACGAAGCTTATCACCAGCTATAAAACGCTGTTCGGCAACGGGTCCTTTACCTGCTACCTGCTGATGCTGATCGGCGGCCTGGCGGGCATTGCGGTGTTCGAAGCCTGCTCCGGCGTGCTGCTGGGCGCGGGGCTGGGCCTGAGCAGCATGGTCGTGAGTATTCTGTTTATTCTGCCGATCCCGGCGGCGTTCTTCGGCGCGTGGTTTGCCGGACGCCCGAACAAACGCTTCTCCACCCTGATGTGGCAGTCGGTGATCAGCTGCCTGCTGGCGGGTCTGATGATGTGGATACCGGGGCTGTTTGGCGTGATGACGGTCTGGACGCTGCTCATCCCGGCAGCGCTGTTCTTCTTCGGCGCGGGGATGCTGTTCCCGCTGGCGACCAGCGGCGCGATGGAGCCGTTCCCGTTCCTCGCAGGCACGGCTGGCGCGCTGGTGGGCGGTTTGCAGAATATCGGCTCCGGCGCGCTGGCCTGGCTCTCGGCGATGATGCCGCAGACCGGGCAGGCTAGTTTGGGCCTGCTGATGACGCTGATGGGGCTGCTGATTTTACTGTGCTGGCTGCCGCTGGCGTCGCGTGTTCCGCATCACGAGCAGCCGGTTTAA
- the dsdA gene encoding D-serine ammonia-lyase — protein sequence MENATITTLTAQFPLVEDLIALKETTWLNPRTTTLAEGLPYVGLTKADVDDAHARLKRFAPYLAQAFPETAATGGIIESELVAIPAMQARLEKESAKSIPGTLLLKKDSHLPISGSIKARGGIYEVLTHAEKLALEAGLLSVEDDYSILLEPRFKDFFSQYSIAVGSTGNLGMSIGIMSARIGFKVTVHMSADAREWKKAKLRSHGVIVVEYEQDYGVAVEQGRKAAESDPNCFFIDDENSRTLFLGYAVAGERLKAQFAEQGRVVDADHPLYVYLPCGVGGGPGGVAFGLKLAFGDNVHCFFAEPTHSPCMLLGVYTGLHDEIAVQDLGIDNVTAADGLAVGRASGFVGRAMERLLDGVYTLSDQSMYDMLGWLAQEEGIRLEPSALAGMAGPVRVHSHTNVTHLVWATGGGMVPEDEMAKYLAKGK from the coding sequence ATGGAAAACGCAACTATCACTACTTTAACCGCACAGTTTCCTCTGGTTGAGGATCTGATCGCCCTGAAAGAAACCACCTGGCTTAACCCGCGCACCACGACGCTTGCAGAAGGGTTGCCGTACGTCGGGCTGACCAAAGCCGACGTGGACGACGCCCACGCGCGCCTGAAACGCTTCGCACCGTATCTGGCACAAGCCTTCCCGGAAACGGCGGCAACGGGCGGGATTATCGAATCCGAACTGGTCGCCATTCCGGCGATGCAGGCGCGGCTGGAGAAAGAATCTGCGAAGTCTATTCCCGGCACGCTGCTGCTGAAAAAAGACAGCCATCTGCCGATTTCCGGCTCGATTAAAGCGCGCGGCGGCATCTATGAGGTGCTGACCCATGCGGAAAAACTGGCGCTTGAAGCCGGGTTGCTGAGCGTTGAAGACGACTACAGCATTCTGCTGGAGCCGCGCTTTAAGGACTTCTTCAGCCAGTACAGCATTGCGGTAGGCTCAACCGGCAACCTCGGGATGTCCATCGGCATTATGAGCGCACGCATCGGCTTTAAGGTGACGGTACATATGTCCGCCGACGCCCGCGAGTGGAAGAAAGCCAAACTGCGCAGCCACGGCGTCATCGTCGTGGAATATGAGCAGGATTACGGCGTGGCCGTTGAGCAGGGACGAAAAGCGGCGGAAAGCGATCCGAACTGCTTTTTCATTGACGATGAAAATTCCCGCACCTTATTCCTGGGCTATGCCGTTGCAGGCGAGCGCCTGAAGGCGCAGTTTGCCGAACAGGGCCGCGTGGTGGATGCGGATCATCCGCTGTACGTCTACCTGCCGTGCGGCGTCGGCGGCGGCCCTGGCGGCGTGGCGTTTGGCCTGAAGCTGGCCTTTGGCGATAACGTCCACTGCTTCTTCGCGGAGCCAACGCACTCCCCGTGCATGCTGCTCGGCGTCTACACCGGCCTGCACGATGAGATCGCGGTGCAGGATCTGGGCATTGATAACGTCACGGCAGCGGACGGGCTGGCGGTAGGACGCGCCTCCGGCTTCGTGGGCCGCGCGATGGAGCGCCTGCTTGACGGGGTCTACACCCTTTCCGACCAGAGCATGTACGACATGCTCGGCTGGCTGGCGCAGGAGGAAGGGATCCGCCTGGAGCCGTCGGCGCTGGCGGGCATGGCCGGGCCGGTGCGCGTTCATTCGCATACCAACGTTACCCACCTGGTGTGGGCGACCGGCGGCGGTATGGTGCCGGAAGACGAGATGGCGAAGTATCTGGCGAAAGGGAAGTAA
- a CDS encoding GNAT family N-acetyltransferase, producing MSRLLIEPVTPDEPGYIALKAESIALNFNMLRRLEENWQRGENRFNAPGEKLLGAFLNGRLVGVCGLNRDPFSQQPRAGRIRHLYVSDKCRGLGIGKQLLTVVMADASIWFDFLNTHAPESAYGFYHQAGFTLVSDEPRVTHRLFCAV from the coding sequence ATGTCGCGTCTGTTAATTGAGCCTGTCACACCGGATGAGCCGGGGTATATCGCCCTGAAGGCTGAAAGTATCGCACTGAATTTCAACATGCTGCGCAGGCTGGAAGAGAACTGGCAGCGTGGTGAGAACCGCTTTAACGCGCCGGGTGAAAAGCTGCTGGGCGCGTTTCTCAACGGCAGGCTGGTCGGCGTGTGCGGCCTCAACCGCGATCCGTTCAGCCAGCAGCCGCGCGCCGGACGTATTCGCCATCTCTACGTCAGCGATAAGTGCCGCGGGCTGGGCATTGGCAAACAGCTTTTAACCGTGGTGATGGCCGATGCCAGCATCTGGTTTGATTTCCTGAATACCCACGCGCCGGAGAGCGCGTACGGCTTCTATCACCAGGCGGGTTTTACGCTGGTTTCGGACGAACCGCGGGTGACGCACCGCCTTTTTTGTGCCGTGTAG